Below is a genomic region from Virgibacillus dokdonensis.
AATACCGTGATTTAGAAGTGTATAGGGAAACATTGCAAGGCTATCGTGATTTATCTGACGAGGCTGTACAGACCATTATTCAAGAACGACAAAACGTCGAGTGTATGACCATTGAACGCATGCAGGAGGTTGCCAAGTTGGCTATTTCCAAAGGGATAGCAGTGGCTTCACATGATGATGATAATGTGGATAAGCTACATCTTGTGCAATCATTTGGCACAACGATTAGCGAATTTCCAATTACGATGGAAATTGCGAAAAAGGCGAGGAAACTGGGACTGAAGACAATAGCTGGTGCTCCTAACGTATTACTTGGCGGTTCGCATTCCGGCAATTTGTCAGCTGCTGAAGCAATTAAAGAAGATTGTATTGATATTTTATGCAGCGATTATTACCCGGCAGCCTTACTGCACGCTATCTTTTCTTTAAGTGATAACGACGGAAATGATTTGCATGACATGTTTATGAAAGTAACGTTGAATCCTGCTAAAGCTGTACGAATGGATAATGAAATTGGTTCCATTAAACCGGGGAAAAAAGCAGATATGCTAGTGATTGAACGAATGGATGATGGTTATCCAATGTTAACAGCGACGATGGTAAACGGCGCCTTAATCACGACAACAAATTATCGAATGAATTAATGTAAAGGAGGCTTTTGGCAATGGCAATGCTGCAAGTAAAAGATTTTGGCAAACGATTTACAATTCATCACTTGGGAAAAACGAGGCAAGCAGTGGAACATATTCATTTTTCACTGGAGCAGGGAGAATTTCTTGGGATTGTTGGTAAAAGTGGTAGTGGTAAGTCAACGATCTTAAAAAGCATATATCGTACTTACCGTCCTGATGAGGGAAGCATAATTTATGATTCGGCACGCTATGGGTTCATTGATTTAACGAATGCAACAGAGCGAGAAATTCTTTACTTACGTAAGCATGAAATCGGCTATGTGTCGCAATTTTTAAATGTAATGCCACGGACAACATCAAGGGAGCTTGTGGAGAAAGCACTGTTGGAAATGGGAGCAACAGAACAGGCAGCTAAAATAGAAGCAGAAAAGGCGTTAACGCATTTTGAGCTAGATCCCAAACTTTGGGACCATTATCCAAATACATTTTCTGGTGGAGAAAAGCTGCGGCTGAATATTGCCATGGCAACCGTGAAGAAGCCTCGCTTGTTATTACTTGATGAGCCAACAGCCAGTTTGGATCAGCAATCGAAAATAAAAGTACGTGAAATCATTGAAAAATTGAAAGCAAGTGGAACGACGTTAGTTGGTATTTTTCACGACATCGAATTTATGGATGGCTTATGTGATCATGTGTTTGATATGCAATTCAGTCAAGATAAATCTGTGAAAGAAGGCGTTATTCATGAAAGCTGACCTGCATGTGCATAGCACGTATTCCGATGGCTCGGATCACGTAGAAAGGGTGTTGGAGCAGGCAGCGAAAAATGGCGTTTCGCAAATGAGCTTTGTGGATCACGATAGCATCGATGGTTTAAACGAAAAACAAGCTTTAGGGAATACATATGGCATTGAAGTCATTCCCGGAATTGAAATCTCAGCCTATGATTTTAAACGAGATCGTAAAGTGCATATCCTTGGCTATGATTTTTACCAAGATGCCAAGAACATGGAAGCACTCTGTAAAACGGTGCGCAATAGAAGGCAGGCGCATACACTTTGGCAAATCGAGCAGATAAATCAACAGGCATATCAAATTGACCCGCAAACCGTGATCAAAATAGCACGACCGAGTAGAACGATTTACAAGCAGCATGTGATGCAGCAAATCACATCAGCCGCTTATGAATCTGAGCCTTATCAAGCGTTATACCGCAAACTTTTTAAAGGGGAAGGTCCAGCATCTGGTGATATCGAATATGTAGACGCGTTTCTTGCTGTAGAAGCAATTGTAGCTGACGGTGGTATCGCTGTTGTTGCCCATCCTGGGCAACTCGATTCTTATGAGCTTATCCCCGAACTTGTCGAGGTTGGCTTGGGCGGTATTGAACGCAATCATCCTGATCACACAGCAGAAGACCACCAACGCATTGAACATTTAGCGCACACATATGATTTGATCATGACTGGCGGGACGGACTATCATGGTAGTTTTGGCATGCCGATAGAGGTAGGGGAAATTACAAGTCCTTCTTTTCTGAGTCGTACGTTAATAGATTGACTTTCTTCAAAAAGAGCAAGAAATGACCCATATGTTTGGTGGTTTGTTTTAAACGAAAAAGAAAAGCTGGCTTATCGCTGAGACTTTATGACGAGGCAGTCGTTTATCCCGATATAAGCTGCTGTAAGCCTTCCATTTCAAGAATTGGAGATGTGAGCGCTGAACAAGTCTAAGTGGGAGTAACAGGGCCTAAATTATTAATTCATTCAGAGGCTTTTAGGTCATACCCTTGCTTTGCTAGCCAAACAATGGGGGAAAAGGAAGTCTCGCTGATTGATATTTTACTTTATCTTATAATGTAAATAATATTAATTTATTAAATTTTATGTAAATATATTGTAAATATAAACTCTATTCAGTCAAGTTATGTTTTAATAGTAGAGGAAAAGAAGGCAAGCTACCCATTAGGGAGGGAATATTCACTTATTCGTGCATACGAAATCGAAAAATTGCTTTATCAACTAATCTATGAATAAGAAGGAGCGTTAACATGAAAAAGACGTTAACTAGATTTGGTGTTTTGCTTTTATTAGCTATATTTGCTGTTGGTTGTTCGGAAGGAAACGCTAGTACGGAAGAGGGAAAAGCAGAAGTAGATAATGTGATTGATGTTGTATGGTATCCAAATGAGTCAGGAGAAGATTTGAAATCCTCTCGTGATGAAATTGGCAAAGTAATTGCTGATGCTACTGGAAAAGAAGTAGAGCACCACTTAACAACAGATTATGCGATTGCAATTGAGACGTTAGTGAATAATAACGCGGATGTAGCATTCATGGGTGCACAAGGTTATATTGAAGCGAATGAAAATAACGATGCAGTGCAGCCTATCGTCGTTCCAACTGGTCCTTCTGGTACGTTAGACGATGCTGTTTACCATAGCTGGTTAGCTGTTAATGTGGATGATCAAGAAAATTATAAACAAGATGGTGAATATTCTCTAGATACAATAGCAGATAAGAAATTTTCTTTCGTTTCTAACAGCTCCACTTCTGGTTTTAAAGTACCATCAGCTGGGATTCTTTCCCACTTCACAGAGCAAGAGGAGTACAAAGATTTAACCGAAGAAGATTTAATGGAAGGTGGCCCTCTATTCTCACAAGTACTGTTTGGTAACTCCCACCAAGGTTCGGCAGTCAATTTATTAGATGGGAATGCCGATGTAGCAGCGTTTTGTGATACATGTGTAGAAAACTATGTAGAAGTAGCTGAAGGAGAAGAAAATGAAGTCGGCTCTATTTATAAAGTGAAAGACGACGCAGAACAACCTTTTAATAAAGTAGTAGGAAAAGAATTTACGTTAATGAGTGTAACACCAGTGCTTAATGCGCCATTTGCCGCAAATATGGATACATTAGGTGAAGAAGATTTTAAAAAGCTTCAAGAAGCATTGACCTCCGATGAAGTTGCGAGTAATGAAGGTATTTTTGTTCCAGAAGACGCTGAGCAATCGGCATTATTCTTTAAAACAGATAAAGAACGCTTTGCACCAGCAGAAGATGATTGGTTTGACCCTATTCGTGAACTTCAATAAGCAAGTCTTTAATCAAGTGGGGGGGGGTTATGCTTATCCCCCACTGATTGTTAGTATACCAAGGGCATAACTTAACAACCTCTTACAAAAAAAGAGGATGTAGATGCTGTTGCCTCACTTATACGCATCTTTACACAATAGGAATGTTGAAAATTTTAGGGTCGTATAAGAGCATAATTTCGGTCTAAGACGTGACGATAAGCCAAGTTTTTCTAAACATGTTTAGCAAAAAGAAGCGGAGGGATTCTCTGCTCACATTATAGGAGGGAGCCTATTCATGGCACTTTTACAAATTGCAAGACTAAGTAAGTCGTACGATAACGAGACGAAGGTATTAAAAGATATTTCTTTTACCGTAAAAGCTGGAGAATTTGTTTCTATTATCGGTCCATCTGGTGCAGGGAAATCTACTTTATTACGTTGTGTGAATCAAATGGTACCTATTAGTAGCGGGGAAGTGATCTTTGATAATGCTCCTGTGACACAATTGAACAAACGTGCACTACGCCAATTGCGTACAAACATTGGAATGGTGTTTCAACATTATAATTTAGTTCCACGTTTAACAGTAATTGAAAATGTGCTGCATGGACGCTTAGGCTATAAGACGACTTTGCAAGGCATAATGAGCCGTTTTACAGAAAAAGAAAAAGAGCAAGCTTTTTATCTGCTTCGCAAGCTTGGCATTGAAGAACATGCGTATAAGCGTTGTGATCAGTTAAGTGGAGGACAGCAGCAACGAGTTGGCATTGCCCGTGCATTGATTCAAGGTCCGAAACTTGTCCTTTGTGATGAGCCGATTGCGTCACTTGATCCAAACTCTTCTAAAATTATTATGGATCATTTAAAGTCCATTACTTCCGAGCTAGGCATCACTTGTCTTGTCAATTTGCATCAAGTGGAAGTCGCACAACAATATTCAGATCGCATTATCGGTCTAAATCAGGGAGAAGTTGTATTTGATGGAACCAATTATCAGCTGACCGAGGAGAAAACGAATCGTATTTATGGAACGGAAATGCGAGAATTAATAACAGTGTGAGGGGAAATGGTCGTGAGTGAAAAGGTAATGCAAAAACGAAAATGGCAAATGACGATAGCATTAATCATTATTATTGCCATTACGTATTTATCTGCAGCAATAACGAAATTTAATTTCATAGATGGGTTAGTAGCTTTTCCAGAAGCAATTGGTTGGATGTTTTCGAATCTACTTATAACGCAAGAATCGTTAGAGAAGCTACCGACTGTTTTAGATAAGCTTGTGGAGACCATTTTCATGTCAATTGCAGCAACGACAACGGCTGCAGTTGTTTCCATTTTCCTTGGTATTATGGGATCAAAAACAACGAGCATCAATGGCTTTTTAAGTACATTTGCCCGGTTTATTGCTTCCGTATCACGTAATATACCTGTTGTTGCTTGGGCGCTTATTTTATTACTTTCCTTTGGTCAAAATTCATTAACGGGGTATTTAGCGTTATTTGTAGGAACAGTTGGCTTTTTAACGAGAGCTTTTATTGAGTCCATTGATGAAGCAAGTCATAGTGCGGTGGAGGCTTTAACAGCTACAGGTGCCACTTATTTTCATATTGTAAATAAAGCCGTCATCCCACAAAGCTTACCGCAAATGATCAGTTGGATATTATTTATGATTGAAACGAATATTCGTAGTGCCACCTTAGTAGGTATTTTAACAGGGACAGGTATTGGCTATACATTTGATATGTATTATAAATCGATGAATTACAATGTCGTTGCTCTCGTTACCTTTAGCATTGTAATCGCCGTAATTATCATTGAGTTGATGTCAAACTATATACGGAAGGTGATTATGTAATGGAAACAGTAGCGAACCCTACGTATATGAAGCGAAAGAGAAATGGACGTATTTCTATTAAAGCTGGAAGTAAATCGGAACGCGTTATCCGTCTGACAATGATGTTGCTTTTTGTTTTAACCGTTACTGCATTTCTGCTTTTTGATTACACAGGGTTGGAGTTATGGACCGCCATTGTAGAAACGGGACAAAACTTAAAAGTGATGTTTTTTGAACCAGCGCTAAATCATTTTACTTGGGCAGAAGCGCTTTATCAAGTTGGGGTTACCCTTGGTCTTGCTGTTTTGTCTACGATTATTGGTGCTGTTATTGCGTTCTTTTTAGCGCTTATGGCTGCAACTAATTTATCGAAGGAATGGGTGACGAAGGTTGTTCGTGTTATTGTCGCCTTTATTCGAGCGGTTCCAACTGTATTATGGGTACTTATTTTCGCCATTGCTGCTGGACTCGGAAGTGAAGCTGCCGTTTTAGGAATGTTGTTTCATTCCATTGCGTATCTTGTAAAAGCTTTTTCAGAGGCGTTTGAAGAAGTGGATAAAGGTATTTTAGAAGCATTAAGAGCGACAGGTTCAAGCTGGTGGCATGTTGTAATACACGGCATTATGCCTTCCACGTTTACATATATATTATCTTGGACTTTCCTCCGCTTTGAAATCAATTTTGCTGTCGCAGTTGCTATGGGAGCTGCTGCCGGAGCTGGCGGTATCGGCTTTGAATTATTTATGGCTTCAGGATTCTATTTTGATCTTAGCGAAGTTGGATTTATTACATACGCTATCCTGATCATTGCGATTATTTTAGAAGTGTTTTCCACCCAATTAAAAAATCGCTATTTCCCATCTAGCGTAAGGAAGTAACTATTTTTTACCGACGGAGGCCTTCCGTCGGTTTTTACTTGTCTAGGAAATTACACTAGCGTTGCATAAAAAGTAATGCTTCAAGTCAAGCGTTAATTTTCCATTTGAGACATATGTAACAGAATTTTCTGATATATGTTATTTGTACACAATGAAAAAAAGACAACAGGCATGAGAGGTAGCCCTTCATCCATTTTTTGAATAGTATATACTTTTAAACGAATGGATCGTATGTTAAATCATCTAAGTGTAACACGTCTCCTGTCTCCTATTGTGCTAGGGTCTCTGCAAAAATTCGCTCATTGTCCCACCTTCGTCGTCCACTGGACTCTCGCTCTGGTTCTTTACGTACTTTCAAAATAAAGGTTGCCATGGATTGATCGTAACCATCCTTTATCCAACGCAACATTTCCAGCAAGGTTCCTTTGAAACCTATTTTATTTTTCATTAGGATGATCAGGCAAAAGGTAATCATTGCAAGATAGACTTGATTATAAACGGCATTTTCACTCTTACCATATAATGTTGTAATGACCAAGTGTTGCTTGATCCATTTGAAAAACAACTCTATTTTCCAGCGGTTTCGGTAGATATAGCTGATTTCTTGCGCACTGCGCTTGGCGTCGTTACACACAATCCGAATAGGCTTGCCATTACTATCTGTTGTCTCTATCAATTGTAATGGATGTTTCATGTTTCCGATTGTCACCATGGCATGGCGTGTGATGGGAGAAGATGGATCCACGAGTAACTCTTCCACGACGTGTACCACTGTATTGGCTTTGATACGCGTTGCAAATTTTATTCCTTTTTCCGAATAGGCATCGAACTTCGCAAAGTTGAAGTACCCGCGATCGAATACATGAAGCACATCTAACTGATAAACAATTAATTCATCCAGCTGTGTCTCATCCGCTGGTCGGGCTGGCGTTAGAATCATCTTATCTAGCGAGAGCGTATCATTGCACAACCTAATTGAAGTGTGCATTTTAATCCCGGCTTTTGTTTCTCGAAAATCAGCCCATTCATAGCCACTAAGACACATGGAAATAGTCGATGAATCAATCAAATGCAGCTGAAGCAATGCCTTTCCTGCTTTCACAGGTCCTAGTGTATACTGTACCTTTTGAATGAGATGACGAAGAATAGCTTCTGGTATTTCATGTGGGATTTGTCTATTCTTACGCGAGAGTTGTGACTTACTGATACTGTCTATACCTACTAATCGCTGCACCGTTTTTTTGCGTGAAACAGACTGACTGATTACTGCAAGATTTTCTGATTTTTTAAGTTGTGCGTAAATAAATAAGCGAATATAGGCAATGGTATCTAGCTTTTTCACATACTTGTCTACCCCTTCTATATCAATCATTTTTTGAATAACTTTTGTATCTAATGGATGAATGTATTCCTTGAATACCATTTTTATGGTATGATTGTCCATGAAAGACTCCTTATAATTTGGGATTTGGACAGGACTACCATACCCTAATTATAAGGTTTTTTTATGCGTTTTTGTATTGATAATTCCTATTATTCTTAGTATTGACACGAGTTGTTTTTTCTTGACTACTTTATAAAAAGTTTATGCAACGCTAGTGAGGAAATTATAAAATTTTGCAGCTGTGGATAAACTTACTAAGTTATTTATCCACGTCCGGCTCCAGCGCCCAGCAACTAGGCGACTTCACGAATCGCCCTACGATAAGTCATCATTGATTCGTGCAACACCGCCTCACCATAATTCCTAAAACTTTAGTTGCTTCGTTCCACTCGCTACGTTGCTAACCGGGCGCTTGCGCCTTTGTTCTGCAGGCATAAGCACATTCTCTAGGGTGGCGAATCGAGTCACGAAGGCAGTAACTGTTTACTCCTTGGACTGGATAATAAGGCTGACTTTTTACACTATAAGAAAGTATAACGTTTTTAGTGTTTATAGCATCCACAAGAATTGGCGACAAGAAACCGATGAAACACAAGCTGGGCGGTTCTTCTAAAACAGGCAAAGAAGGGGGCGTACGATTACACAGCATGAGCTAATTTACGCTTCCTGTCATCCGATGCAATTTAATAGGCAAGGAATCATAAAGTATTTGCCTGCATAGGCTATAGTAATTGAGCACTGGATGGAGGAATGACATGGATATTCTTAACAAAGTAAAGCAGTATCGAGAAGAAGAACAGCAGTTAAAGTGGGAAGGGACATTTGGGGAGTATTTAGACATCATTAAACAACGTCCAGAAGTAGCGCAAACTGCTCATTCACGAATTTATAATATGATTAAAAGTGCAGGTATTACGGAACGAGATGGCAAAAGAATGTATGAATTTTTTGGTGAAGAAATATTTGGTTTGGAAGAAGCAATTGAGCGGCTTGTAGAAGAATATTTTCACCCTGCAGCGAAACGGCTCGATGTACGTAAACGTATTTTATTATTAATGGGACCCGTAAGTGGTGGAAAATCAACGATAGTTACCATGCTAAAACGCGGATTGGAAAAGTATTCGCGTACGGATGAGGGAGCGGTTTATGCAATAAAAGGTTGCCCCATGCAGGAAGATCCTCTCCATCTAATTCCACCGCATTTACGCCAAGAATTTTTTGAGGAATATGGGATACGCATTGAAGGAAGTTTATCACCGCTAAATACGATGCGATTGGAAAAGGAGTATAATGGAAAAATAGAGGATGTACGCGTAGAACGTATTTTTTTCTCTGAGGATAAACGAGTAGGAATTGGTACGTTTAGCCCGTCTGATCCAAAGTCACAAGACATTGCAGATTTAACTGGAAGCATTGATTTTTCTACCATTGCAGAATACGGTTCAGAATCAGATCCACGAGCTTATCGATTCGATGGGGAATTGAACAAAGCGAATCGAGGGATGATGGAATTTCAAGAAATGCTCAAGTGTGATGAGAAATTTTTATGGCATTTATTATCCTTGACGCAGGAAGGGAATTTTAAAGCGGGTAGGTTTGCGCTTATCAGTGCAGATGAATTAATTGTCGCCCATACAAATGAAGCGGAATATCGCTCTTTTATTGCGAACCAAAAAAATGAAGCCTTGCATTCACGAATTATCGTGATGCCGATACCGTACAATTTAAAAGTTAGCGAAGAAGAAAGGATTTATCAAAAAATGATTCATGAAAGCGATATGGCTCATGTCCATATTGCGCCACATGCATTAAGAGTAGCTGCTATTTTTTCTATTTTAACGAGATTGGAAGATTCAAAGAAACCAGGTGTTGATTTAATTAAAAAAATGCGTCTGTATGACGGTGAAAGTGTAGAAGGATATAATCAAGCAGATGTGGATGAGCTAAAGGATGAATTTCCGGTCGAAGGGATGAATGGGATTGATCCCCGTTATGTTATCAATCGTATTTCCTCTACAATTATTCGTAAAGAAGTCCCAGCAATTAATGCTTTAGATGTGCTCCGTTCCTTAAAAGAAGGACTTAGTCAGCACCCTTCTATTTCGGATGATGATAAGGAAACGTATATGAATTATATTTCGGTTGCTAGAAAGGAATACGATGAAATAGCTAAGAAGGAAGTGCAAAAAGCGTTTGTATATTCCTATGAAGAGTCAGCAAAAACATTAATGGATAACTATTTAGATAATGTAGAAGCGTACTGCAATAAAAATAAGTTAAAAGATCCGTTGACTGGGGAAGAGATGAATCCGGATGAAAAGTTAATGCGTTCTATTGAGGAACAGATTGGCATTTCAGAGAATGCTAAAAAGACGTTTCGTGAAGAGATCCTCATTCGGATATCGGCGTTTGCCCGCAAAGGAAAGCGGTTCGATTACAACTCTCATGAGCGATTACGTGAAGCGATTCAGAAAAAATTGTTTGCTGATTTAAAAGATGTTGTAAAAATAACGACGTCTTCTAAAACACCAGACGAATCGCAGCTGAAGAAGATTAATGAAGTCATTGCTCGTCTAATCGATGAATACGGCTATAATTCCGTATCAGCTAATGAGTTGCTTCGTTATGTAGGCAGTTTGTTGAATAGGTAGTGGTCGATGAATAAAGGCATCCTCTTTTACCAAACGAAGAGGGTGCTTTTGTTATATGGAGCTTTATATTATTCGATACACAATGATTTTTCGATAAGCTACTTTTTCTAATATAGGAACGTATAAAAGTGTAAAGGTTTATAGTATAAGAAAAACTACTCATAAGACTTGATGACAAGCCAAGTTTTTCTAATAAGCTTTATAAAATAAATTATGTCCAAACAGTCAAAATAATGCAATAATATTCCTCTTCATGCATAGGATATAGAAACGTATTACTAGTTTGAATAATACGAAGGAGGGGATGCGATGCATGAGGAAAAAGGAAATTTTGTCGTTTCAAAGGAAAATTGGTCCCTCCATCGCAAAGGTTACCAAGACCAAACGCGTCATATGGATAAGGTGAAGGAAGCGATAAAAAATAACTTGCCTGATTTAGTAAGCGAAGAAAATATTATTATGTCTGATGGGAAACAAGTAATGAAAATCCCAATTCGTTCATTAGATGAGTATAAAATTCGTTATAACTACGATAAAACGAAACAAGTAGGACAGGGAAAAGGGGATAGTAAAGTTGGTGATATTATTGCAAGGGCACCTGGAGGCGATGGTCAGGCCGATGGGAAAGGAAAAAAGGCGGGCGATCAGCCAGGGACAGATTACTATGAAGCAGAAGTATCCTTAGAAGAAATTGAGCACGCCTTATTTCAACAGTTGGAGCTCCCCAATCTACAAGAAAAGGAACAAGCTGAGATCATAACGGAAAAAACAGAATTTAATGATGTACGTAAGAAAGGGTTAATGGGAAATATAGATAAGAAGCGCACTATTTTAACGGCGATCAAGCGTAATGCTACAGAAGGAAGACCAGGAATTACGCCAATATATGAGGATGATTTGTGATTTAAAACATGGAATGATATAACAAAACCAGAGTCTAAAGCGGTCGTTTTAGCTATGATGGATACAAGTGCTTCGATGGGGATTTTTGAAAAGTATGTAGCCAGAAGTTTCTTCTTTTGGATGACGAGGTTTTTACGTACAAAATATGAAACAGTGGATATTGAATTTATTGCCCATCATACAGAAGCAAAAGTTGTGTCAGAGGCAGATTTTTTTTCCAAAGGAGAGAGCGGTGGCACCATATGTTCTTCTGCTTATTTAAAAGCATTGGAACTTATCAAAAAAACGTATTCTCCTTCACGCTATAATATATATCCTGTTCATTTTTCAGATGGAGAGAATATGACCTCTGATAATCCGTTATGTATCGAGCTAGTAGGAGAGTTAATGCGTTTTTCAAGTATGTTTGGCTACGGAGAGGTGAACACTTTTCACAGGAAATCGACGTTAATGCGTACGTTTGATCAATTGGATAACCCGAAATTTCGCTATTATATCGTAAAAGAGAAAAAAGATATTTATGGGGCACTAAAGGCATTTTTTACCCAACAAGTTGTAACAGCACAAACGTAAGGAAAACCAATTGGATATTGTGTTGCATTCCCAGTGCATAAACGGTGGTTGCTGTTTGTGCACTGGTTTTTATTTCCTATCTTCCTGTTGTTAGAAAACTTGCTGTTAAGCACATTGTATCTGTATGTTGCAAGATAAATGGAAAAAAACAGTGTCTCTAAACTACCTATTTGTCTTGCTAACTTCCAAAGACTTACTGGAAAATTTCAATTGTATAGATAGCCCGATCCGTCACCAAAGCAAAGCGCTCGCCGTCAAATTGGTATAATGATGAGTCCTCTAAAGGAATTTCATATGTGAATTTAGGGAGTGCTTGATAGGATTTAGAATCAGTTTCAACTTTGCCGGCACCATTTAGTTGTAATGTATGTAGAGGTTCATAATCATCTAGTCGACGTGCATGTGTTTCATACGTGATTGCGGATAAGTCAATAATTGCCTCATCATAATCATTTAACTCTTGTTTGGAAACTTTTATCTGTTTTCCATTCCATTTTTGTAAAAGTTTATTAAATGCTTCAATATCTAAAAATTGCTTTGTCATATTCCATTCCTCCTACTACGATATTTCCCCCTTCCATGGAAAATCATACGTTAACATCTGTGTTTTCGGTGAAGTTCATTAGAAAAACTTGGCTTATCGCCAAGTCCTATAGGCGAGAGGCGTATTCTTATACTATAAATCAAATATTTTTATACTTTCCCATAGTATAAAGAAAACGCCGAAGCTCACAATTTCGGCGTTATAATAACGAGGGCTCAAGCATTAGAGAAATAAAGACAAAGCAATTCGTGTTAAAAATATGAAATTGTATGAGAAACCGTCATAGTCCCATTGCATTTGCCAGTAGCTTTCCCAAAGCACATGCTAGTGGGGTTATTCATGCAAAACGACAACGTTTTTCGCTATAAAGACGTGGCAAAAATTTTTTCTAGTAAAAGGCCTTTACGTCATCCACTTTGAGATCGTAATACTCTGTGAGGGAGATAAGGATTCCCCCACAGAATAACAACGCTTTTATGTGGATGATTGGACCGTTTTTTCACCAGTTGCGCCTCGGAACTTTTTTGTCAAAACGCCTTGTTTTGGACTAAAGAGGAAAGCAGCTATAAAGAATATCCCTGTTGCTACGGCCATCGAACCAGCAATGGAAACATTCCACTGGATGGCAAAGCCATAGCCTAGGGCAGCAGATAAAATGCCAATACCGCCACTTAAAATTAATAATACGAAAAATCGATCTGTTAAAAGATAAGCAGTTGCGCCAGGGACAATGAGCATGGCGACAACTAATATAGCACCTACAC
It encodes:
- a CDS encoding IS4 family transposase, producing MDNHTIKMVFKEYIHPLDTKVIQKMIDIEGVDKYVKKLDTIAYIRLFIYAQLKKSENLAVISQSVSRKKTVQRLVGIDSISKSQLSRKNRQIPHEIPEAILRHLIQKVQYTLGPVKAGKALLQLHLIDSSTISMCLSGYEWADFRETKAGIKMHTSIRLCNDTLSLDKMILTPARPADETQLDELIVYQLDVLHVFDRGYFNFAKFDAYSEKGIKFATRIKANTVVHVVEELLVDPSSPITRHAMVTIGNMKHPLQLIETTDSNGKPIRIVCNDAKRSAQEISYIYRNRWKIELFFKWIKQHLVITTLYGKSENAVYNQVYLAMITFCLIILMKNKIGFKGTLLEMLRWIKDGYDQSMATFILKVRKEPERESSGRRRWDNERIFAETLAQ
- a CDS encoding PrkA family serine protein kinase produces the protein MDILNKVKQYREEEQQLKWEGTFGEYLDIIKQRPEVAQTAHSRIYNMIKSAGITERDGKRMYEFFGEEIFGLEEAIERLVEEYFHPAAKRLDVRKRILLLMGPVSGGKSTIVTMLKRGLEKYSRTDEGAVYAIKGCPMQEDPLHLIPPHLRQEFFEEYGIRIEGSLSPLNTMRLEKEYNGKIEDVRVERIFFSEDKRVGIGTFSPSDPKSQDIADLTGSIDFSTIAEYGSESDPRAYRFDGELNKANRGMMEFQEMLKCDEKFLWHLLSLTQEGNFKAGRFALISADELIVAHTNEAEYRSFIANQKNEALHSRIIVMPIPYNLKVSEEERIYQKMIHESDMAHVHIAPHALRVAAIFSILTRLEDSKKPGVDLIKKMRLYDGESVEGYNQADVDELKDEFPVEGMNGIDPRYVINRISSTIIRKEVPAINALDVLRSLKEGLSQHPSISDDDKETYMNYISVARKEYDEIAKKEVQKAFVYSYEESAKTLMDNYLDNVEAYCNKNKLKDPLTGEEMNPDEKLMRSIEEQIGISENAKKTFREEILIRISAFARKGKRFDYNSHERLREAIQKKLFADLKDVVKITTSSKTPDESQLKKINEVIARLIDEYGYNSVSANELLRYVGSLLNR